Proteins encoded together in one Quercus lobata isolate SW786 chromosome 3, ValleyOak3.0 Primary Assembly, whole genome shotgun sequence window:
- the LOC115979780 gene encoding galactinol synthase 2-like — protein MAPNITTTTTTTVTTEPGSMPSKAYVTFLAGNGDYVKGVVGLAKGLRKVKTKYPLVVAILPDVPEDHREILVSQGCKVREIEPVYPPENQTQFAMAYYVINYSKLRIWEFVEYSKMIYLDGDIQVFENIDHLFDLPDNHFYAVMDCFCEKNWSKTPQHKIGYCQQCPDKVNWPAELGPKPPLYFNAGFFVYEPKLSTYHELLETLQVTTPTTFAEQDLLNMFFKDIYKPISPVYNLVLAMLWRHPENIEFDKVKVVHYCANGSKPWRYTGEEENMDREDIKLLVKRWWDIYNDESLDYKNTIASVEAEAGAKKNGLKGFLTAVSEAVGHYIKAPSAA, from the exons ATGGCTCCTaacatcaccaccaccaccaccaccactgtcACCACCGAACCCGGTAGCATGCCTAGCAAGGCCTATGTCACATTTTTAGCTGGTAACGGTGACTATGTGAAAGGTGTGGTTGGCTTAGCTAAGGGCTTGAGAAAGGTCAAGACTAAGTACCCTCTTGTGGTTGCAATATTGCCTGATGTCCCTGAGGACCACCGtgaaattttggtttcacaAGGGTGCAAGGTGAGGGAGATTGAGCCCGTGTATCCACCTGAGAATCAAACTCAGTTTGCCATGGCTTACTATGTGATCAACTACTCCAAGCTTCGTATTTGGGAG tttgtgGAGTACAGCAAGATGATTTACCTTGATGGAGACATTCAAGTGTTTGAAAACATTGATCACCTCTTTGACTTACCGGACAACCACTTCTATGCTGTCATGGACTGCTTTTGTGAGAAAAATTGGAGCAAAACTCCACAACACAAGATTGGCTATTGCCAGCAGTGCCCTGACAAGGTTAACTGGCCTGCTGAGCTTGGCCCCAAGCCTCCCCTATACTTCAATGCTGGCTTCTTTGTGTATGAGCCTAAACTATCCACATACCATGAACTCCTTGAGACCCTTCAAGTTACCACCCCTACAACTTTTGCTGAGCAG GACCTTTTGAATATGTTTTTCAAGGATATTTACAAGCCAATCTCCCCTGTTTATAATCTTGTGCTGGCCATGTTATGGCGTCACCCTGAAAACATTGAGTTTGACAAAGTTAAAGTTGTCCACTACTGTGCTAAC GGTTCTAAGCCATGGAGGTACACTGGTGAGGAAGAGAACATGGACAGGGAAGACATTAAGTTGCTAGTGAAGAGATGGTGGGACATATACAATGATGAATCATTGGACTACAAAAACACAATTGCTTCCGTAGAGGCTGAAGCTGGTGCTAAGAAAAATGGCTTGAAAGGATTCTTGACAGCAGTGTCAGAGGCTGTTGGTCACTATATTAAAGCCCCATCTGCTGCTTAG
- the LOC115979779 gene encoding galactinol synthase 2-like, which translates to MAPNITTNTNTTTTTTVTTKPVSMPSKAYVTFLAGNGDYVKGVVGLAKGLRKVKTMYPLVVAILPDVPEDHREILVSQGCIVREIMPVYPPENQTQFAMAYYVINYSKLRIWEFVEYSKMIYLDGDIQVFENIDHLFDLPDNHFYAVMDCFCEKNWSNTPQHKIGYCQQCPDKVNWPAELGPKPPLYFNAGFFVYEPKLSTYHELLETLQVTSPTTFAEQDFLNMFFKDIYKPISPIYNLVLAMLWRHPENIEFDKVKVVHYCANGSKPWRYTGEEDNMDREDIKLLVKKWWDIYNDESLDYKNTMASVEAKAGVEKNGLKRFLTAVSEAVGHYINAPSAA; encoded by the exons ATGGCTCCTAACAtcaccaccaacaccaacaccaccaccaccaccactgtcACCACCAAACCCGTTAGCATGCCTAGCAAGGCCTATGTCACGTTTTTGGCTGGTAACGGGGACTATGTGAAAGGTGTGGTTGGCTTAGCCAAGGGCCTGAGAAAGGTCAAGACCATGTACCCTCTAGTGGTTGCAATTTTGCCTGATGTCCCTGAGGACCACCGTGAAATATTGGTTTCACAAGGTTGCATAGTGAGGGAGATTATGCCTGTGTACCCACCTGAGAACCAAACCCAATTTGCCATGGCCTACTATGTTATCAACTACTCCAAGCTTCGTATTTGGGAG TTTGTGGAGTACAGCAAGATGATTTACCTAGATGGAGACATTCAAGTGTTTGAAAACATTGATCACCTCTTTGACTTACCGGACAACCACTTCTATGCTGTCATGGACTGCTTTTGTGAGAAAAATTGGAGCAACACTCCACAACACAAGATTGGCTATTGCCAGCAGTGCCCTGACAAGGTTAACTGGCCTGCTGAGCTTGGCCCCAAGCCTCCCCTATACTTCAATGCTGGCTTCTTTGTGTATGAGCCTAAACTATCCACATACCATGAACTCCTTGAGACCCTTCAAGTTACCTCTCCTACAACTTTTGCTGAGCAG GACTTTTTGAATATGTTCTTCAAGGATATTTACAAGCCAATCTCTCCAATTTACAATCTTGTACTTGCCATGTTATGGCGTCATCCTGAAAACATTGAATTTGACAAAGTTAAAGTCGTTCACTATTGTGCTAAT GGCTCTAAGCCATGGAGGTACACCGGTGAGGAAGATAACATGGACCGGGAAGACATCAAGTTGCTAGTGAAGAAATGGTGGGACATATATAATGATGAGTCATTGGACTACAAGAACACAATGGCTTCTGTAGAGGCTAAAGCTGGTGTTGAGAAAAATGGCTTGAAACGATTCTTGACAGCAGTGTCAGAGGCTGTTGGTCACTACATTAATGCCCCATCTGCTGCTTAG
- the LOC115980451 gene encoding cation/H(+) antiporter 20-like: MTKDVFSVLNDEIFAILVLMALFTTFMTTPTVMAIYKPLRGIYSQTNRRLQRQLPLTENSQDELRVLACVHGPENVPSLINLVESIRNPKRSPLKLYAMHLVELTDRSSSIMMVQRARKNGFPFINRFCRGASATPDQIAAAFEAYGQVNRVNIRHSIAISALSTMQEDICHIAQEKRVAMIILPFHKHWRGEGEEAMENVNNGWRIVNQSVLKRAPCSVAVFVDRGFGGGLKQEAEPSSPTLKRVCILFFGGSDDREALELGGRMTEHPAVSLTILRFLEKAKDESMKQSHSGSTVPINDEREKEIDETTMAIWRCNQSVKYEEKVVDNITEEVLKLGQSREYELVIVGKGQFSSSMGAELPANQIEHAELGLIGNILASSDCGIVPSVLVIQQDKQYADETATSRMGQDKLVTTIDTSITNNEPSV, encoded by the exons atgaCAAAGGATGTCTTCAGT GTTCTAAATGACGAGATTTTTGCTATATTAGTCCTCATGGCACTATTTACCACATTCATGACAACTCCAACAGTCATGGCAATATACAAACCCTTGCGTGGAATTTATTCTCAAACTAATCGCCGACTCCAGCGACAATTGCCTCTCACAGAGAACTCACAAGATGAGCTTCGAGTCCTTGCTTGTGTCCATGGACCTGAGAATGTACCCTCACTCATCAATCTGGTGGAGTCAATTCGTAACCCCAAAAGATCCCCACTCAAACTCTATGCCATGCACCTTGTTGAACTGACTGATCGCTCATCCTCCATCATGATGGTTCAACGTGCTAGAAAGAATGGTTTTCCCTTCATAAACCGCTTCTGCAGAGGTGCAAGTGCAACACCAGACCAAATTGCTGCCGCCTTTGAGGCCTACGGCCAAGTCAACCGTGTCAATATTCGTCACTCAATAGCCATCTCGGCATTGTCCACGATGCAAGAGGACATTTGCCACATAGCACAAGAAAAAAGGGTGGCGATGATCATATTGCCTTTCCACAAACATTGGAGAGGAGAGGGTGAAGAGGCTATGGAGAATGTAAACAATGGCTGGAGAATAGTCAATCAGAGTGTGCTAAAGAGGGCACCATGCTCAGTGGCAGTGTTTGTGGACCGTGGATTCGGTGGTGGGTTAAAGCAGGAGGCAGAACCCAGTTCCCCAACACTGAAAAGAGTTTGCATTTTGTTCTTTGGCGGATCTGATGATCGCGAGGCTCTAGAGTTGGGAGGAAGGATGACAGAACATCCAGCAGTTAGTCTAACCATTCTGAGGTTTCTGGAAAAAGCTAAGGATGAGAGTATGAAGCAGAGTCATAGCGGCTCAACTGTTCCAATAAacgatgagagagagaag GAGATAGATGAGACTACAATGGCCATATGGAGGTGTAATCAATCAGTTAAGTACGAAGAAAAGGTTGTGGACAACATCACAGAAGAGGTGTTAAAATTAGGCCAGAGTAGGGAGTATGAGTTGGTTATTGTGGGAAAGGGACAATTCTCATCAAGCATGGGGGCAGAGTTGCCAGCGAATCAGATCGAGCATGCTGAGTTGGGGCTCATTGGAAACATTTTAGCTTCATCGGACTGTGGCATAGTGCCCTCAGTCCTGGTCATACAACAGGATAAACAATATGCAGATGAGACTGCTACTTCAAGGATGGGCCAGGACAAGCTTGTCACAACAATTGATACTTCAATCACAAATAATGAACCGTCTGTGTGA